TCTAACGCGACACGAAGCAGTTGCCGCCGGCTGCCTTGTAGCTGGTGCACAAATTGATGGCATCGTTGCGCGACTGAGCCGGAACGCGGACGCGGTAGAATGTGCCTTTGCCTGCGATCTCGGCCTTGACGATGTTGGCGGTGCGGCCGGAAAGCACGCTGCCGTAGCGGCGCTGCAGATCCTGGTAAGTCGATTGGGCGCTTTCCACGGTCGGCTGCGAAGCGATCTGCATCGACCATGAACCGCCGGTCGCCGCCGTTGCCGGATCGATGGAAGCGACCTGATCGGGCTTGACCTCGCCGACGACGTCGACCGGCTGGTCGGACGGACGCTGCGGCGCCACCGGAACTTTGGCCGGCGTGTTGGCCGACTGCGCCTTCGCCGGCGGCTTGGCTGCCGGCTTGAGCGCAGGCTCGTCCGCCTGGGCGGCGGCGGTCGCCACGGTACCGGTCTGGTCGGCATCGGACTGGCCCGAAGGGGCGACATGCTGGGGCGCCGGATCGGCTGGTTCAGTGGCGGCCACCTGCGGTGCGGCCGGTGCCGGATCCTCGCGCGGCACCAGCGAGCCGTCTGACTTGACCACCATGGTCCTCACCTTGCGCGGCGCAACGGCGACGACGTCGGTGCTGGTGCCCTTGTCGGCATCCTGCAGCACCTGCGCGATGCGATCCTCGGACTTGGGCGCCGGTGCCGCATTGTCGGCCGGCGCACTGGCGGCCGGTGCTGCATTGGCGGTCGCGACGGCATTGGCGATCGGGGCGGTGTTGCCCTCGCCCGTCACGCCAGCGGCAGCGCTCTGGCCAGAAGAAAGATCGACGGCACGGGCCGGATCCTTCGCCTGCACATCCACAGGTTCCTCGGTGTTGGTGACAAGTTTCTGCTGCACCGGCTCGGCGGGCTTCGCACCCTTGACCACGGCGTCATAGACCTTGTTGTCCTGGTTCGGCACCACAGTGCCGCCCGGATTTTCGGGCTTGATCTTGATTGGCGAATTGTCGGCCTTCACGATCACCGGGGCCTCGCTGCCACCCTTGCCGCCAAGAGACAGGGCAAAGGCACCAAGACCGCCTGCAACCGCCACCGCGCCGACGATCGCAGCGATGAACAGGCCGCGCCGGCCCGACGGCCTGGCCGCTTCCCGCTCGCCGAGCCCGGGAACAGACATGGCCTCGTCAAGTTCAGGATCGTAGTCGAGTTCATCGACGGTAAAATCGTCCGCCTGCGAGACCGGCTGGCTGCCGGGCAGGCTGTCGAGGTCGAAGCCGTCGGCGGCATTGGCGTAGCCTGTGGTCGCCGCCCCGCGGGCAGGCATTTCGGCCGGCCGCGCCGCATAGGTCCGCGCTTCCGGCTGATAGGCCGACTTGGGTTGTTCGTATCCCTGATTGAGCGCATATCCCGGATTGAGCTTCTCATATCCCGGATTGGGCCCCCCATATCCCGGATTGGGGCCCTCATATCCCGGATTGAGCCCCTCATATCCCGGATTGAGCGCCTCATATCCCGAATTGAAACCGGCATTATAGGATTCATCCGCATGGGACGCGCTGCTTGCGGCAGCAGCGGGAGCCGGCGCGACATCCACCGAATTCATTTCCGTCAGAAGGCTGGCGAACTCTGCGTCAAGATCGTCATAGCCGGATGCCGCCGGTTCATCTTCCTCGAAATGCAGCTCCGGAATGTCGAGATCGTCAGCCAGCGCCACAACGCGCTCCGGCACGTCGACCGTCTCGACATCAGGCATCTCTTCGTAGCGGGAGGACTGGCGGGGCTGCGGCGCGGATACCGGCGTCGCATAAGGGGCGGCCGCAACGGGCTCGGTCGGATGGTAGGGCGGCATCGCGGCCACTTCCGGTGCCACGGCCCCGGCAGCCATCGAAGCGGCTGGCTGCGCGGCAAATGCCGGCTGCTGGGGAACCGGTGTTACGCGGCTCCACGAACGGGCCGGTTCCGCCGGTGCGGAGCGTTCCGCCTGCCAATCGGGAGAATCAGCTTGATCCTGCCGGAAGACTGCTCCGTCACTCGGATCCAGGCTCTTGGCCAAGGCGGCATCGAACGCATCATTGTCGATATCGACATCGACTTGATCAGCATCAGTGGCATGCGAGCCAAGATCCTGAAGCTCATCGAGCAGCAGATTATCGGGATCGGTATCGGCGGCCTGTGCGGCATCGGAGTGATGCATTTCCTCTTCGGATGCCGGTTCGTCGAGATCCCAGTCGAGTTCGCCAACAAGATCGGCGGGCTCCTCGGTGGTCTTTGCGGCTGCGACAGGCGATTGAATTGGAATAGCAGCAGGTTGAGCCACGACGGGTCCGGCCATGGCCGGCTCCTTGGCAGACGGCACCGCGCGTGCGGTCATGGCGCCGAGAAGCGCATTCAACTCGTCCTCGAGGCTTCGTTCATCGGCCATGGGGGCTTGCGCCGGCTCGGCCATATTGGCAGCGGGGGCTGCCGTCGCCGCCGGTTGAACCGCAGCAGCCGCGAGCTCGGCGGCCGGCTCTTCGGCAGGCTCGGCAAACGCGTCATCGAGGTTCACATCGAAAGCGTCATCCGACACGGGTTCGGCGCTTGGGATCTCGCCCTTCGTTTCCTCGGCATGAGTGAACACTTCGTCCGCCTCCGCCTCATCAAAGGCCACCGGCTCGTCCGCCTGAATGTCAAAATCCGCGCCGACATCGGCCATGGCGTCGTCGAAGTGGCCCGCGAAAGCCTCATCGGAGACCGCCTGGGCCTCATTCGCGGCGGCCTGCGCCGGTTCTGGGTATTCGACGGCAGCCGCGTGGTGCTGATCCGCCGAATGGTCGTCAAGCATCAGTTCGTCTTCGAGCGACATGGCGACCGCATCGTCGAACTGATGGTCCGAGACCGGCTCCTCAATCACCGGCTCTTCGGCAACAGCGTGCTGAGTCTCGGCGGCCTCATCCTCGACATGGAAGTCCCGGTCGAGCGACGCGGCAAGCTCGTCCTCCATCGGCAGATCGTCCTCATAGGGCGAAACGCCTTCAAGCGAACTGGCGACGGCATTGTCGAAATCGGCGTCGAAGGCAGGCTCGACGGATGGCGCGGCATCGGCCGCAGCGGCACTCGCATGGCTGGCGACGACCGCCTGATCATCGACATCGGCCATGTCCAGATGGAAATCGTCGTCGAGCGAAAGGGCAAGATCGTCGTCCGCCGCATGGATGGCCGCCGTTTCGAATGCCGGCTCATGAACCTCGACGACGGGAGCGACGACGCTGTCGACAGCGTTGAACTCGCCCATCAGTTCCTTTTCGAGATCGATATCGAAATCGTCCTCTTGCACTGACGGACCGGCGACAGTGACCTGTGACGGGACCGGCGCCTGCGGCTTGACCGGCTGGCGTGGGTCGAATCCCATGATCCTGGTCAGCTCCGCGAACGGATCATCGTCGGCGATGTCGTTGTTGTCGGCTATTCTCAGCTGGGTTCTGTCTGCCATTATTGTTCCCGAACTCGCACTCAGTCGGACGCCATGGACGTCGCGCAGGGTTGGCCCTTACCAGCGCAATGTGGGCAAAAGGTGACAGGTTTTTTAGTTAAACCTAACGCATTTCGGTGGGCGCGGCGGCTCCGATCAACGTCAGGCCGGACGTCAAAACGTCCGAAACAGCCTGCACCAGCCCTAGTCTGGCATGCGTCAATTCTCGGTCGTTAACCTTAACAAAACGTAAGTCCGGATTGTCCGTGCCACGGTTCCAATGGCCGTGGAAACTGGACGCCAGATCATAGAGATAAAATGCCAGTCGATGCGGCTCGAGCGCAAGTGCTGCGGACTCGATCAGGCGTGGATATTCTGCGAGCTTGCGGATCAGGCCGATCTCGCCCTCGTCGGTCAACGACGTCACCGCGGCAGTCAGGCTCTTGCGGTCGAAATTCGCCTCGCCCAATTGCTCGCTCGCCTGCCGGAACACCGAATGGCAGCGCGCCGAGGCGTACTGCACATAAAACACCGGATTGTCCTTCGACTGCTCCGTCACCTTGGCGAAGTCGAAGTCAAGCGGCGCATCGTTCTTGCGGTAAAGCATCATGAAGCGGATCGGGTCGCGCCCGACTTCTTCAACCACCTCGCGCAACGTCACGAAGTCGCCGGACCGCTTCGACATACGGACCGGCTCGCCATCGCGAAACAGCTTGACCAGGTTGCACAAAAGCACGGTGAGCTTGACGTCGTCGCCGGCAATTGCCCGCGCTAGCGCTTCCAGCCGCTTGACGTAGCCGCCATGGTCGGCGCCAAGCACATAGATCAGGTCGACAAAGCCGCGATCGACCTTGTCCTTCAGATACGCCACGTCGGCGGCGAAGTAGGTAAAGGCGCCATCGGACTTGACCAGCGCCCGGTCCATGTCGTCGCCCACGGCGGTCGACCGGAACAGCGTCTGTTCGCGGTCTTCCCAGTCGTCCGGTTTCTCGCCCTTGGGCGGCGGCAGCTTGCCCTTGTAGATGTGGCCCTTCAGCGTCAGGTCGTTGATCGCCGAGCGGATCTTCCTGGCATTGTCGGCATGCAGCGTGCGCTCGGAGAAGAACACGTCGTGGTGCACGTTGAGCAGCGCGAGGTCCTCGCGGATCATAGCCATCATCGCATCGATGGTACGGTCCTTGACGATGGCCAGCGCCTCGTCTTCCGGCATCTGCAGCAGGGAGCGGCCAAACTCCCGGACCAAAGCCTCGCCGACCGGGACGAGATAGTCCCCCGGGTAAAGTCCGGCCGGAATCTCGCCGATGTCCTCGCCGAGCGCCTCGCGGTAGCGCAGCATCGCCGAGCGCCCGAGGACATCGATCTGCGAGCCGGCGTCGTTGATGACATATTCCTTGGTCACGTCGTAGCCGGCGAACGCCATCAGGTTGGCGAGCGCGTCACCGACTACCGCGCCCCGGCAATGGCCGACATGCATCGGCCCTGTTGGGTTGGCCGAGACATATTCGACATTGGTTTTCCGGCCGGCCCCGATCGTCGAGCGGCCATAGTTGCGGCCCTCGCCGAGAAGCACCGACAGATGAGCCTGCCAGAAGCCGTCCTTGAGCCGGAGATTGACGAAGCCTGGGCCTGCGACCTCGGCGGCGGCGACATCCTTGTCGGCCCGCAGCGCCTCCGCCAGTTTCTCAGCCAATGCGCGCGGATTTTGGCCGGTTGGCTTGGCCAGCACCATCGCGGCATTGGTCGCGAGATCGCCATGGCTGGCGTCGCGCGGTGGTTCGACGGCAATCCGCGACAGGTCGGGCGAAACGCCGTCCTTGTCTTTCAGATCGAGCGCTTCGACAGCCTTTGTGACTCGCGCGGTGAAATCGGCGAAGATGTTCATGGGTATTGCTCTGGCGGCTTTATGGCGAATCCGGCTCGTTGGCCGGCAAAATCGCGCCCGCCCTAGCTCAAATCCGGTGTCCGGTCAAACAAACGCCGATGTTCCTTCAGCGCGTAGGTGTCGGTCATGCCCGCGAGGAAATCGGCAACGCTGCGCGCCTTGATGCGATCTTCGGCCCGGTCCAGTCCCTCGCGCCAGCCGTCCGGCATGGCACGAGGGTCGGCGAAATAGGCGTCGAACAAGTCTCTGACGATCTGCTCGGCACCGGCGCGCACCCGCATCACCTCCGCGTGCCGGTAGAGGTGCTTGTAGAGAAAGGCCTTCAATTCCTTCTCGGCCGCGGCCATCTCGGCGGAAAAAGTAACCATCGTCTCGCCGGCCGCCCGCACAGCATCGGCGCTGCGCGGCCCTGCACGCTCCAGATTGGCAGTCGCGAAGACTATGACGTCCTCGACCATGGCGGTGATCTGCCGCCGCATCAATTCGTGGCCGGTGCGTACGTCATCGAGCGCCGGATAGCGTTGGCGCACGCCCTTCAGGATCGCTCCCGGCAGCGAGACAGCCTCCAGCATATCGAGCGTCAGCAGTCCTGCCCGCAGGCCATCGTCGATGTCATGGGTGTTGTAGGCGATGTCATCGGCGATCGCCGCGCATTGCGCCTCGATGCCGGCGAACCGGTCGAGTTCGAGGTCCTGCAGCTGCGAATAATCGCGGATCGCCTGCGGCACCGGCCCTTTCAGGCCTTTGCCGCTGGCGTCCGTCAGGGGACCGTTGTGCTTGACCAGGCCCTCAAGCGTTTCCCAGGTCAGGTTCAACCCGTCGAATTCGGCGTATCGCGCTTCCAGCCTCGTCACGATACGCAGCGATTGCGCGTTGTGATCGAAGCCGCCCCAGGCAGCCATCTTGTCGTTCAGCGCGTCCTCGCCTGTATGGCCGAAGGGTGTGTGGCCGAAATCATGCACCAACGCGACCGCCTCGGCGAGATCCTCGTCGCCGCGCAGCGCCCGCGCCAGCGCACGGGCAATCTGCGCCACTTCGATCGAATGGGTCAGCCTTGTGCGATAATGGTCGCTTTCATGGGCGATGAAGACCTGGGTCTTGTGCTTGAGCCGCCGGAACGCGGTCGAATGAATGATGCGGTCCCGGTCGCGCTGGAACGGCGTCCGGGTCGGGCTTTCGACCTCGTCGAACAGCCGGCCGCGCGAACGCGCCGGATCGGTAGCATAGGCCGCGCGTGGCCGATAGCCAAATCCGATGTCGCCCAACTCGTTGGTCATGATCGATGCCGCAGGTTGACTTGGTGCAGTTGACTTGGATGTGGTTGACTTGGCCGCTTGCGCTTCATACCTATCATATGAAACGGAAAGCAAGGTGACGCCCATGGGCGCGGATGCCAAGACTGCCATGAAAGTCGACATGACCGAGGCCGCGGCCAGGCGGATCGCCAAGATTGTCTCTGGCGAGGCCGGCAAGACGGCGCTGCGCGTTTCCGTCGAAGGCGGCGGCTGCTCCGGCTTTTCCTACAAGTTCGACCTGGTCGATACGCGCAACGACGACGACGTCGCCATCGAGAAGGACGGCGCCACGGTGCTGATCGACGACCTCTCCTTGGTCTACATGGGCGGCTCGGTGATCGACTTCGTCGACGATTTGATGGGCCAGTCGTTCCAGATCAGGAACCCGAATGCGGTGGCTTCCTGCGGCTGCGGCACCAGTTTCTCCATCTAGCGGTATGCCTGCCATCGGCGCGGTCCGTCAGGTCGCGCTGTCGGCCGGACGGAACCTCGACGCGACGCTGACCTTCTGGCACGACGTGCTCGGCATGAATGTTCACGCGCGTTTCGAGCCGCCAGGCATAGCCTTCATCATGGCCGGCGACACCAGGCTGCTGTTCACCGATGGCATACCGGCCGGTACCGTCTATCTCGACATATCAAACCTTGACGATTTCCACGCCGAGGCAAAGGCCGCGGGCGTTCCCTTCACCGCGCCGCCAGCTCTCGTCCATCGCGACGCCAAGGGTCTTTTCGGTCCAGCGGGGGAAAGCGAGTGGATGGCCTTCCTAAAGGATCCTGCTGGCAATACGATCGGTCTGGTCGAACGCCTTGCGCCGGAAGAACATTGAGGTCCCCATGAAAATCGTCACCTGGAACATCAACGGCGTGCGCGCCCGCCTCGGCAACCTCACCCATTGGCTGACCGAGAGCGCGCCCGACATCGTCTGCCTGCAGGAGATCAAGACGGTCGACGATCAGTTCCCGCGCGCCGAGATCGAGGCGCTTGGCTACAATGTCGAAACCCATGGCCAGAAGGGTTTCAACGGCGTTGCCCTGCTGTCGAAGCTGCGCTTCGACGAAGTTATCAGAGGCCTACCCGGTGACGATGCCGACGAGCAGGCGCGTTTCATCGAAGGCGTCTTCTCGACCGACAAGGGTGCGCTTCGCGTCGCCTCGCTCTATCTACCGAACGGCAATCCGATCGATGACGAGAAGAAGTTCCCCTACAAGCTGTCCTGGATGACGCGGCTGGAGCGCTGGGCCGAGGAGCGCCTGAGGCTGGAAGAGGCCCTGGTGCTGGCCGGCGACTACAACGTCATTCCCGAGCCGATCGACGCGCGGTTTCCGGAAAACTGGTTGGGCGACGCGCTGTTCCAGCCGCAGACCCGGCAGGCCTTCCGCCAGCTGCTCAATCTCGGTTTCACCGAAGCGGTGCGAGCCGTCACCGACGCCCCCGACACCTACACCTTCTGGGATTACCAGGCCGGCGCGTGGCAGAAGAACAACGGCATCCGCATCGACCATTTGCTGCTGTCCCCGGAAGCCGCCAACCGGTTTTCGTCCGCCTCGATCGAAAAACACGTGCGCGCCTGGGAAAAACCGTCCGACCATGTGCCGGTGGCAATCGACCTCGCCCTGCAGCCGGCCTGACCGGGAAGCCCTGCCCTTCGGCCGACGGCGGACCTTCTATCGCCACAAATCGGGCGCATGATGAGAAATCATCATGGCGGCTGGGGTTCCCATGACCACTCGGTTTGCTCTTTGTCCGATCGGCTTGGCCTTCACCATGGCTGCGATCGTGCCGGCCTTCGCCGCCCCGGAATGTCTGGCCAATGGAAAGTCTTTTCCGGTCGGTCAGGTCGCCTGCCTGACAGTTGCCGACCAAAGTCATCTGGCCCGCTGCGACATGGTGCTCAACAACACATCATGGACGAAGGTCGGCGATAGCTGTCCTGGAAACACCACGGCGCCGCACCTGCCCGCCACACCGATTTCGACGCCGGCGCCAAGCAGGGTGCCGACAGAGCCGACCGAGAACTGATTTTCCCGATAGCTTGTCTCCATGCTCGTCGAAGAGATTGGCAGGCTCAGCCGTCGCGCCTTTACTGATCGGTGTTATTGCCCTTGGTCAGGATGTCGTCGGCGAGCGAGATCGCGGTGCGGCGGTCGGCTTCACCGGCGGCGGCGAAGGCCTCTTCCTGCATGCCACGAATCCAGGGCTGGTCGGCGGGCGGCGCACGTTCAAGGGCGGCCGTCATCATCGCCAGGCCGCGAACGATCTTGCCGCTCTGGAACAGCAAATGGCCAAGCGTCGCCTGCGCGCCGGCATGGCCTTTCTCGGCGGCGAGCTGGAACCAGCGCCCGGCCTGCTTGACGCTGGCCTTCACGCCTCCCTCGCCCTTCAGGAACATCTGCCCCATCTCGAACTGGGCGTTCGGGTTGCGGTAGTTGGCGGCGGCACGCATGTAATATTCCTGGGCTGCCACCTCGTTCTCGGTGACCGGACTGCCGGGAATACCTTTGCGCAGATAATCGCCGAGCGCCACCAGCGCATCGGAGACGTAGCTCTCTTCCGGCGAACCGGGCTCGACATCCTGGTCGACAATTTCCGAGAAGAACTTGAATGCCTCATAGTCGTCGCGCGCCACGCCGTCGCCCTCGGCATACATGCGGGCAAGCTTCCAGGTGGCTCCGATCTGGCCGTTCTCGGCGGCGTATTTATAGGCTTCGGCGGCCTGTTCCTTGTGGCCGTTCTTGTAGGCGGAGAAGCCGAACTGGAACACCGCCCAGGGGCTCGACTGCGGCTTCACGCCGGTCTTGTCGTCGAACACCTTGTCGTCGAAGGCCACGGCCTGGCCCACGGCGCCAAAGATCGCAACCGCGACCAGTGCCGGAAGGACAGAGGACCTCAACAACTCAGATGTCCGCATAGCAGTGTGTTTCTTTCGCACCGCCCGGATGAGTGACCGCGCCATCGCGGGCAGACCCGACCGTCTGTGCGTATTTCCATATCGCGCCCGACTGATAGTCAGTCGTGCGCGCCTTCCATGTCTTGGCCCGCGCCGCCAGCTCGGCCTCGGTCAGCGCCACCTCGATCGTGCCGTTCACCGCGTCGATCGAGATCACGTCGCCATCCCGGATGAGACCGATCGGGCCGCCGACTGCCGCTTCGGGTCCGACATGGCCGATGCAGAAGCCGCGCGTCGCGCCCGAAAAGCGCCCGTCGGTGATCAGCGCCACCTTGCCGCCCATGCCTTGGCCGTAGAGCGCCGCTGTCGTCGACAGCATCTCGCGCATGCCCGGTCCGCCGCGCGGCCCTTCGTAGCGGATGACCAGAACCTCGCCTTTCCGGTAGTTGCGATGCGTCACCGCTTCGAAACATTCCTCTTCCGAATCGAAGCAGCGCGCGGGGCCGGAGAATTTCAACTCCGTCATACCCGCGACCTTCACGATCGCGCCTTCGGGGGCAAGGTTTCCTTTCAAGCCCACGACACCGCCGG
The genomic region above belongs to Mesorhizobium sp. B4-1-4 and contains:
- a CDS encoding VOC family protein, which codes for MPAIGAVRQVALSAGRNLDATLTFWHDVLGMNVHARFEPPGIAFIMAGDTRLLFTDGIPAGTVYLDISNLDDFHAEAKAAGVPFTAPPALVHRDAKGLFGPAGESEWMAFLKDPAGNTIGLVERLAPEEH
- a CDS encoding deoxyguanosinetriphosphate triphosphohydrolase; translation: MTNELGDIGFGYRPRAAYATDPARSRGRLFDEVESPTRTPFQRDRDRIIHSTAFRRLKHKTQVFIAHESDHYRTRLTHSIEVAQIARALARALRGDEDLAEAVALVHDFGHTPFGHTGEDALNDKMAAWGGFDHNAQSLRIVTRLEARYAEFDGLNLTWETLEGLVKHNGPLTDASGKGLKGPVPQAIRDYSQLQDLELDRFAGIEAQCAAIADDIAYNTHDIDDGLRAGLLTLDMLEAVSLPGAILKGVRQRYPALDDVRTGHELMRRQITAMVEDVIVFATANLERAGPRSADAVRAAGETMVTFSAEMAAAEKELKAFLYKHLYRHAEVMRVRAGAEQIVRDLFDAYFADPRAMPDGWREGLDRAEDRIKARSVADFLAGMTDTYALKEHRRLFDRTPDLS
- a CDS encoding SPOR domain-containing protein encodes the protein MADRTQLRIADNNDIADDDPFAELTRIMGFDPRQPVKPQAPVPSQVTVAGPSVQEDDFDIDLEKELMGEFNAVDSVVAPVVEVHEPAFETAAIHAADDDLALSLDDDFHLDMADVDDQAVVASHASAAAADAAPSVEPAFDADFDNAVASSLEGVSPYEDDLPMEDELAASLDRDFHVEDEAAETQHAVAEEPVIEEPVSDHQFDDAVAMSLEDELMLDDHSADQHHAAAVEYPEPAQAAANEAQAVSDEAFAGHFDDAMADVGADFDIQADEPVAFDEAEADEVFTHAEETKGEIPSAEPVSDDAFDVNLDDAFAEPAEEPAAELAAAAVQPAATAAPAANMAEPAQAPMADERSLEDELNALLGAMTARAVPSAKEPAMAGPVVAQPAAIPIQSPVAAAKTTEEPADLVGELDWDLDEPASEEEMHHSDAAQAADTDPDNLLLDELQDLGSHATDADQVDVDIDNDAFDAALAKSLDPSDGAVFRQDQADSPDWQAERSAPAEPARSWSRVTPVPQQPAFAAQPAASMAAGAVAPEVAAMPPYHPTEPVAAAPYATPVSAPQPRQSSRYEEMPDVETVDVPERVVALADDLDIPELHFEEDEPAASGYDDLDAEFASLLTEMNSVDVAPAPAAAASSASHADESYNAGFNSGYEALNPGYEGLNPGYEGPNPGYGGPNPGYEKLNPGYALNQGYEQPKSAYQPEARTYAARPAEMPARGAATTGYANAADGFDLDSLPGSQPVSQADDFTVDELDYDPELDEAMSVPGLGEREAARPSGRRGLFIAAIVGAVAVAGGLGAFALSLGGKGGSEAPVIVKADNSPIKIKPENPGGTVVPNQDNKVYDAVVKGAKPAEPVQQKLVTNTEEPVDVQAKDPARAVDLSSGQSAAAGVTGEGNTAPIANAVATANAAPAASAPADNAAPAPKSEDRIAQVLQDADKGTSTDVVAVAPRKVRTMVVKSDGSLVPREDPAPAAPQVAATEPADPAPQHVAPSGQSDADQTGTVATAAAQADEPALKPAAKPPAKAQSANTPAKVPVAPQRPSDQPVDVVGEVKPDQVASIDPATAATGGSWSMQIASQPTVESAQSTYQDLQRRYGSVLSGRTANIVKAEIAGKGTFYRVRVPAQSRNDAINLCTSYKAAGGNCFVSR
- a CDS encoding tetratricopeptide repeat protein, with product MRTSELLRSSVLPALVAVAIFGAVGQAVAFDDKVFDDKTGVKPQSSPWAVFQFGFSAYKNGHKEQAAEAYKYAAENGQIGATWKLARMYAEGDGVARDDYEAFKFFSEIVDQDVEPGSPEESYVSDALVALGDYLRKGIPGSPVTENEVAAQEYYMRAAANYRNPNAQFEMGQMFLKGEGGVKASVKQAGRWFQLAAEKGHAGAQATLGHLLFQSGKIVRGLAMMTAALERAPPADQPWIRGMQEEAFAAAGEADRRTAISLADDILTKGNNTDQ
- the xth gene encoding exodeoxyribonuclease III, which produces MKIVTWNINGVRARLGNLTHWLTESAPDIVCLQEIKTVDDQFPRAEIEALGYNVETHGQKGFNGVALLSKLRFDEVIRGLPGDDADEQARFIEGVFSTDKGALRVASLYLPNGNPIDDEKKFPYKLSWMTRLERWAEERLRLEEALVLAGDYNVIPEPIDARFPENWLGDALFQPQTRQAFRQLLNLGFTEAVRAVTDAPDTYTFWDYQAGAWQKNNGIRIDHLLLSPEAANRFSSASIEKHVRAWEKPSDHVPVAIDLALQPA
- the erpA gene encoding iron-sulfur cluster insertion protein ErpA, translated to MGADAKTAMKVDMTEAAARRIAKIVSGEAGKTALRVSVEGGGCSGFSYKFDLVDTRNDDDVAIEKDGATVLIDDLSLVYMGGSVIDFVDDLMGQSFQIRNPNAVASCGCGTSFSI
- the argS gene encoding arginine--tRNA ligase; translated protein: MNIFADFTARVTKAVEALDLKDKDGVSPDLSRIAVEPPRDASHGDLATNAAMVLAKPTGQNPRALAEKLAEALRADKDVAAAEVAGPGFVNLRLKDGFWQAHLSVLLGEGRNYGRSTIGAGRKTNVEYVSANPTGPMHVGHCRGAVVGDALANLMAFAGYDVTKEYVINDAGSQIDVLGRSAMLRYREALGEDIGEIPAGLYPGDYLVPVGEALVREFGRSLLQMPEDEALAIVKDRTIDAMMAMIREDLALLNVHHDVFFSERTLHADNARKIRSAINDLTLKGHIYKGKLPPPKGEKPDDWEDREQTLFRSTAVGDDMDRALVKSDGAFTYFAADVAYLKDKVDRGFVDLIYVLGADHGGYVKRLEALARAIAGDDVKLTVLLCNLVKLFRDGEPVRMSKRSGDFVTLREVVEEVGRDPIRFMMLYRKNDAPLDFDFAKVTEQSKDNPVFYVQYASARCHSVFRQASEQLGEANFDRKSLTAAVTSLTDEGEIGLIRKLAEYPRLIESAALALEPHRLAFYLYDLASSFHGHWNRGTDNPDLRFVKVNDRELTHARLGLVQAVSDVLTSGLTLIGAAAPTEMR